CATCTACTGGCATACAGTCACTGATATCTGGAGCCAATGTAAGGCTATGCAATCCAGCTTTCATACTGACAGCAACTTCCTTGAGCATCTCCAATTCTTCCAGTGTAGTAGAAGGATGAACGAATATTTTAGAGGCTTTAGCTGTTTTCAATTTTCCCTTGATCAATTCCGGGATATTGCAGCTGCACACACTTTGCCACTCATTATTGTGATTTATATAAGCACCCTTGATCCTCGCTTCATCATCAGTTACCTGCCAGCCAAACCGACCCTTGAAACAAAGATTTCTACCATTCCAGGCATCGTCTGCTGCCTGAATTGTTGTCACTCTATTTCCTGTAAGATTGATTTGCACTTCGCAACCTGTTCCGCACTGACCGCAGCTTTGCTCCACCTGCTTTTCTGGGACATGGGGATTAAGCTTATAGTGTACATTCTTTGGCATCAAAGCACCAACCGGGCATACTGCAATACATTTTCCGCATTCCTCGCATCCGGTTAGATTCAGACTTTCACCAAATTCCGGGGCTACATAACTCTGGAACCCACGCCAGATATAACCGAGCACTCCAGCACCCTGAACTTCAGCACAAATTCTCACACAGCGTCCGCACTTAACGCAGCGGTTTGCATCACGCAGAATAAAGGGATGTGAATGATCAATCGGATGTTTATTTTTTGCACCGGCATAAGTATCGGCATCAATATCATATTCTGTGGCATATTTTCGCAAAGAGCAGGTTTCATTCACATGACAGCCGCATTCAATACAACGGCTTGCTTCAGCAATTGCCTGTTCATGATCGCAATCATATTCCACTTCTTCAAGATTAGTTCTTCTATATTCAGCTTCCAGCTCCGGCATCTTGATGCGTTCAACCTTTTCGTATTGTTCAAAATGTTTTGGATCAATATCAGCCAGCTTTTTCTCTTTCTTGCTGTCAAAACGCTTCAATCCGCGCATCATCTCACCCTGGAGATAATGATGAATGCTCTCAGATGCCTGTCTGCCATCAGCAATTGCTTCAATTGCCGTAGCTGCTCCACGTCTGAAATCACCACCAGCAAAAACATTTTCTGACCAGTACATTGTAGCTTCATCGCTTTCTGCTGTCATCCATCGAGATAATCCCCATTCCTTGCCACCTAACTGGTTTTTCTCTTCCGCCAGGAAACCAACTTCAGGACTCTGGCTGATAGCAGCTATCACTGTATCATAATCTTTATCAAAGAATTTTCCAGTTGGCTTGGGACGACGACGACCACTGTCATCTGGTTCACCCAGTTCCATAATCTCCATTTTTACGGTCTTCAATCTGCCATCTACGCCAAACATTTCTGCAGGGTTGGTAAGGAAGTGGAATTTTACTCCTTCTTCTTCCGCTGCATCCACTTCATAAGCTTCTGCCGGCATCTCCTTACGTGTACGACGATAGATCAATGTAACATCTGATCCCTGACGTACTGCAGTAC
This window of the Candidatus Stygibacter australis genome carries:
- a CDS encoding FAD-dependent oxidoreductase; translated protein: DFDLGLDYSYIPEKEADKGKKIAIIGAGPSGLTCGYYLTNKGYEVKCFEASPQAGGWLRYGIPEYRLPKEILDKEIEIMCANGMQIEYNTFIGKDVTVAELSKDYDAVYMALGAQNAVPMRTKGSDLKGVLLGVDYLKDFALGKDIDLGKKVAIVGGGNTAIDCARTAVRQGSDVTLIYRRTRKEMPAEAYEVDAAEEEGVKFHFLTNPAEMFGVDGRLKTVKMEIMELGEPDDSGRRRPKPTGKFFDKDYDTVIAAISQSPEVGFLAEEKNQLGGKEWGLSRWMTAESDEATMYWSENVFAGGDFRRGAATAIEAIADGRQASESIHHYLQGEMMRGLKRFDSKKEKKLADIDPKHFEQYEKVERIKMPELEAEYRRTNLEEVEYDCDHEQAIAEASRCIECGCHVNETCSLRKYATEYDIDADTYAGAKNKHPIDHSHPFILRDANRCVKCGRCVRICAEVQGAGVLGYIWRGFQSYVAPEFGESLNLTGCEECGKCIAVCPVGALMPKNVHYKLNPHVPEKQVEQSCGQCGTGCEVQINLTGNRVTTIQAADDAWNGRNLCFKGRFGWQVTDDEARIKGAYINHNNEWQSVCSCNIPELIKGKLKTAKASKIFVHPSTTLEELEMLKEVAVSMKAGLHSLTLAPDISDCMPVDDLASLDAIEKAEAYYVVGEISQTLRTILRLKQREGKKLWLINDKDNKFNEFADMYVNYDPQTAMEHTLECYTTTPKCKPQCIDFPENTLFIYNRDNVSGKVSKMIWKLASTVLNDVKGKVYVTSKFCNSLGIQAAGITRAEVEEGDFVLLYGEDPTEAIYKKAAGVVCVHTHLDGVFADALLPKPTVQEINGTAIGDGHRTLIFRNPRQSGNFQKLINVFADADLIAPEHDAEFFNNNIKLEQGSVSDKSLAELLAEESCKCCEHKPYTPGIHEKRLEILKQV